The Mycobacterium paragordonae genome includes a region encoding these proteins:
- a CDS encoding acyl-CoA dehydrogenase family protein, translating into MEFELDDEQRAWLAEVRQFLRDNVNPALRAEMAEHDLEFQGGELTAFRRKIGERGWFGLNWPREYGGLGLTAVHQHLLMSEFEYWGVPGPDLTVTSVAPMIMRHGTEQNKQEFLPPIARGELVCAVGYSEPNAGTDLASLRTRAVREGDEWVITGSKIWNSGAQRCTHEWLCVRTDPDAKRHRGISVIMVPIDSPGIEVRPLYAWSGYRTNETFFRDVRVPLGNLIGEVNKGWTYITGALDLERGALTNAGDLRRALDDLVALAGRPLRDGSVPAHQPAFRRRLAQAEADVEAARLMGYEAASLLDSGRIPSVEVSVEKIFTSELRQRIADLALDLLGPDGLLAHRSAAAPLAGFFERLYRVSPLMRFGGGANEVLRDVIAQRGYGMPSYGR; encoded by the coding sequence GTGGAGTTCGAGCTCGACGACGAGCAGCGGGCGTGGCTGGCCGAGGTGCGGCAGTTCCTCCGGGACAACGTCAACCCTGCGCTGCGTGCCGAGATGGCCGAGCATGACCTCGAATTCCAAGGTGGTGAGCTGACGGCATTCCGCCGCAAGATCGGCGAACGCGGCTGGTTCGGACTGAACTGGCCACGCGAATACGGCGGACTGGGACTGACCGCCGTCCACCAACACCTGCTGATGAGCGAATTCGAGTACTGGGGCGTGCCCGGGCCGGACCTCACGGTCACCTCGGTGGCGCCGATGATCATGCGGCACGGCACCGAACAGAACAAGCAGGAATTCCTACCGCCCATCGCCAGGGGTGAATTGGTCTGCGCCGTCGGCTATTCAGAACCGAACGCCGGCACCGACCTGGCCAGCCTGCGCACCAGGGCCGTGCGCGAGGGCGACGAATGGGTGATCACCGGCTCCAAGATCTGGAACAGCGGAGCCCAGCGTTGCACACACGAATGGTTGTGCGTACGAACCGATCCCGACGCGAAACGGCACCGCGGCATCTCGGTGATCATGGTGCCCATCGACAGCCCGGGTATCGAAGTCCGGCCGCTGTATGCATGGTCGGGCTACCGCACCAACGAGACGTTCTTCCGCGATGTGCGGGTACCACTCGGCAACCTGATCGGTGAGGTGAACAAGGGCTGGACCTACATCACCGGGGCGCTGGATCTGGAGCGCGGCGCGCTGACTAACGCCGGCGATCTGCGCCGCGCCCTGGATGACCTGGTGGCGCTGGCGGGCCGGCCGCTTCGCGACGGCTCGGTGCCGGCCCACCAACCCGCCTTCCGGCGCCGCCTGGCACAGGCCGAGGCCGACGTCGAAGCGGCCAGGCTGATGGGATACGAGGCGGCATCCCTGCTCGACAGCGGACGGATACCTTCGGTCGAGGTGAGCGTAGAGAAGATCTTCACCAGCGAATTGCGCCAGCGCATAGCGGATCTGGCGCTCGATCTGCTGGGCCCGGACGGGCTGCTGGCCCACCGCAGCGCCGCGGCCCCGCTGGCCGGGTTCTTTGAGCGCCTCTACCGGGTGTCGCCGCTGATGCGCTTCGGTGGCGGCGCCAACGAGGTGCTGCGGGATGTGATCGCCCAGCGTGGCTACGGCATGCCGTCCTACGGTCGGTGA
- a CDS encoding acyl-CoA dehydrogenase family protein, giving the protein MRLLPDQDERDLAALCRSLLAAQSLDGTHVPPTLFKALADSGLLGLAIGEEFGGAGGTLSDLGIFCLETGRALCPNAVHSTLHASLAIDWLGGPAARATWLPQLTSGTSRAATALWSPRDASVPDSGVRGFAAADGRWRLSGVADFVADADLADLIVVAAQTDSATGVFVIDMSAGGIIVEPLPMMGGHRVCTVTFDDVLVEDDERVLSADVCRSTLRRVANAAVALLCLDLVGVGEAVLQRTVDHTTMREQFGRPIASFQAAQHLVANMRIALSAARLAAQSAVFWIGRGRTATRETAIARMHAATVKQITLDGHQLHGGMGYVVDTDLHLFSERARVLATWGGGADEAAKWLEEEMNWEGRDGQPD; this is encoded by the coding sequence ATGCGCTTACTTCCCGATCAGGATGAGCGCGATCTGGCCGCCCTGTGCCGCAGCCTGTTGGCCGCGCAGAGTCTCGACGGCACGCACGTCCCGCCCACGCTTTTCAAGGCGCTTGCTGACTCCGGCCTGCTCGGCCTGGCGATCGGCGAGGAGTTCGGCGGCGCGGGCGGCACGTTGAGCGATCTCGGTATCTTCTGCCTCGAGACGGGGCGCGCGTTGTGCCCTAACGCCGTTCACAGCACCCTGCACGCCTCGTTGGCAATTGACTGGCTGGGCGGCCCTGCCGCGCGCGCCACCTGGTTGCCGCAGCTGACCTCCGGAACGTCGCGCGCCGCAACGGCACTGTGGAGTCCGCGCGACGCGTCCGTGCCGGATTCCGGCGTGCGCGGATTCGCCGCTGCGGACGGCCGGTGGCGGTTGTCCGGGGTGGCCGACTTCGTCGCCGACGCCGACCTCGCCGACCTGATCGTGGTCGCCGCGCAAACCGATTCTGCCACTGGCGTTTTCGTCATCGACATGTCGGCCGGCGGGATCATAGTCGAACCGCTGCCGATGATGGGTGGACACCGCGTCTGCACGGTCACCTTCGACGACGTGCTGGTGGAGGACGACGAGCGGGTCCTGAGTGCCGATGTCTGCCGCAGTACGTTGCGTCGGGTGGCCAATGCCGCGGTGGCGTTGCTGTGTCTGGATCTGGTCGGGGTGGGTGAGGCGGTGCTGCAGCGCACCGTGGACCACACCACGATGCGTGAGCAATTCGGCCGGCCGATCGCATCGTTTCAGGCGGCTCAGCATCTGGTGGCCAACATGCGCATCGCGCTCTCGGCCGCGCGCCTGGCGGCGCAATCGGCGGTGTTCTGGATCGGGCGCGGTCGCACCGCGACCCGCGAGACCGCCATCGCCAGGATGCACGCCGCCACCGTCAAGCAGATCACCCTGGACGGGCATCAACTGCACGGCGGGATGGGGTATGTCGTCGACACCGATCTGCACCTGTTCTCCGAACGCGCCCGGGTGCTGGCGACCTGGGGTGGTGGTGCCGATGAGGCCGCGAAATGGCTTGAGGAAGAGATGAATTGGGAAGGCAGAGATGGACAGCCTGATTGA
- a CDS encoding MaoC family dehydratase gives MDSLIDPESAARVGTVVATATGEVNKRDWQRWAAAVDDHNPLWFDTDYARSHGYRDIICPPLFLQYAILGVTKLGDLRPDGSSGAVTGSLAFPRAPRRMAGGESTTFHGPAYHRDEIEMVRTIESIVEKEGRSGRFVLVTWRGEYRNQRREMIAEATMSMIARPA, from the coding sequence ATGGACAGCCTGATTGACCCGGAGTCCGCCGCACGGGTCGGCACCGTGGTGGCGACCGCGACCGGGGAGGTGAACAAGCGGGACTGGCAACGCTGGGCCGCCGCCGTCGACGATCACAACCCGCTGTGGTTCGACACCGACTATGCCCGCTCGCACGGGTATCGCGACATCATCTGCCCGCCACTGTTTCTGCAGTACGCCATCCTCGGCGTGACCAAGCTGGGCGACCTGCGGCCCGACGGATCGTCCGGCGCAGTGACCGGCAGCCTGGCCTTCCCACGTGCCCCGCGGCGTATGGCCGGCGGCGAAAGCACCACCTTCCACGGGCCGGCCTACCACCGCGACGAGATCGAGATGGTGCGCACCATCGAGTCGATCGTGGAAAAGGAGGGCAGGTCAGGCAGATTCGTGTTGGTGACCTGGCGCGGCGAATACCGCAATCAGCGCCGCGAAATGATCGCCGAGGCCACCATGTCGATGATCGCCAGGCCCGCATGA
- a CDS encoding MaoC/PaaZ C-terminal domain-containing protein, with translation MTGQVYLEDVEPGYAIPVLAVTVTETQMFFFSAATYNGHRIHYNKDFARDAEGYDNVLVQGPLQAALLSRALTDWVGGAGRLVSFSVQNRAIAYPGQELRFGGVVTGKRDLLVDLDIFCRRGDDVLMPGTATVGLPRRNAS, from the coding sequence ATGACCGGCCAGGTGTACCTCGAGGACGTCGAACCCGGTTACGCCATACCGGTGTTGGCCGTCACCGTGACCGAGACACAGATGTTCTTCTTCAGCGCCGCGACATACAACGGTCATCGCATCCACTACAACAAGGACTTTGCGCGCGACGCCGAAGGCTACGACAACGTGCTGGTGCAGGGCCCCCTGCAGGCAGCCCTGTTGTCGCGCGCACTCACCGACTGGGTCGGCGGTGCCGGTCGCCTGGTGTCGTTCTCGGTGCAGAACCGGGCCATCGCCTACCCCGGCCAGGAATTGCGTTTCGGCGGCGTGGTCACCGGTAAGCGGGATCTGCTGGTAGACCTCGACATCTTCTGCCGGCGTGGGGACGACGTGCTGATGCCGGGGACCGCGACCGTCGGATTGCCACGAAGGAACGCCTCGTGA
- a CDS encoding thiolase family protein: MTGLRGEAAIIGIAELPAEKRQSAPPSFTLDQYARLARLVIEDAGVKADVVNGLSCHGITESDMFAPATLSEYLGIPLDFGDRVDLGGATAAGMVWRAAAAAELGVCDAVLAVVPGSQEIPRSATRPARTLSWYGASSNNYGSPQAEFEIPYGNVGQNAPYAQIAQRYAAEYGYDAAALAKIAVDQRTNACAHPAAVFHGKPITVDDVLNSPVIADPIHMLETVMRVQGGAGVLIANADVARSSRHRPVWIKGFGEHIRFKTPTYADDLLHTPMARAAEKAFAMAGLGREDVDVASIYDCYTITVLMTLEDAGFCRKGEGMAWLGRHDLTFGGDFPLNTAGGQLSYGQAGMAGGMHHVVDGARQIMGRAEAAQVRDCDTAFVTGNGGIMSEQVALVLGGD; encoded by the coding sequence GTGACCGGACTGCGCGGCGAGGCCGCCATCATCGGAATCGCCGAACTACCGGCCGAAAAGCGCCAGAGCGCCCCGCCGTCGTTCACCCTCGATCAATATGCGCGGCTGGCCAGGCTGGTAATCGAGGACGCCGGAGTGAAGGCCGATGTGGTGAATGGTTTGTCGTGCCACGGCATCACGGAGTCGGACATGTTCGCCCCGGCCACCCTGTCGGAATATCTGGGCATCCCACTGGACTTCGGTGACCGCGTCGACCTGGGCGGGGCCACCGCCGCCGGCATGGTGTGGCGGGCCGCCGCCGCGGCCGAATTGGGCGTCTGCGACGCGGTGCTGGCGGTCGTCCCCGGATCGCAGGAGATTCCGCGCTCCGCAACGCGTCCCGCCCGCACCCTGAGTTGGTACGGGGCGTCGAGCAACAACTACGGTTCGCCGCAGGCCGAGTTCGAGATCCCGTACGGCAACGTCGGCCAGAACGCCCCGTATGCGCAGATCGCGCAGCGCTACGCGGCCGAATACGGTTATGACGCGGCCGCATTGGCGAAGATCGCGGTAGACCAGCGGACCAATGCCTGCGCCCACCCGGCGGCGGTGTTCCACGGCAAGCCGATCACCGTCGATGACGTGCTCAACAGTCCGGTGATCGCCGACCCCATCCACATGCTCGAAACGGTGATGCGGGTGCAGGGCGGGGCCGGGGTGCTCATCGCCAACGCCGACGTCGCGCGAAGTTCCCGCCACCGCCCCGTCTGGATCAAGGGTTTCGGCGAGCACATCCGATTCAAGACGCCCACCTACGCCGACGACCTGCTGCACACGCCGATGGCCCGGGCGGCCGAGAAGGCTTTTGCGATGGCAGGTTTGGGCCGCGAGGACGTCGATGTCGCCTCGATCTACGACTGTTACACCATCACGGTGCTGATGACGTTGGAAGACGCCGGATTCTGCCGCAAGGGCGAGGGCATGGCGTGGTTGGGCCGGCACGATCTCACCTTCGGCGGCGACTTCCCGCTCAACACCGCCGGCGGTCAACTGTCCTACGGGCAGGCCGGCATGGCCGGCGGTATGCACCACGTGGTGGACGGGGCCCGTCAGATCATGGGCCGGGCCGAGGCCGCGCAGGTGCGCGACTGTGACACGGCGTTCGTGACCGGCAACGGCGGGATCATGAGTGAACAGGTGGCGCTGGTGCTGGGGGGTGACTGA
- a CDS encoding Zn-ribbon domain-containing OB-fold protein — MTEPRPLPEPTPVSQPFWDALREHRIRIQYSPSSDSYVFYPRTLAPGTLADDLEWRDIDGAGTLYTYTVARRPTGPPWAEHLPQLLAVVQWDAGPRISTELVDMEPEEIRIGMRVSPVFHDVPGQPMTLLYYTKETGK, encoded by the coding sequence ATGACCGAGCCGCGCCCGCTGCCCGAGCCGACACCGGTCTCGCAGCCGTTCTGGGACGCGTTGCGCGAGCACCGTATTCGGATCCAGTACTCGCCGTCGTCGGACAGTTACGTCTTCTACCCGCGCACCCTGGCACCCGGGACTCTCGCCGACGATCTGGAATGGCGGGACATCGACGGTGCCGGAACGCTGTACACCTACACCGTCGCCCGCCGCCCGACCGGGCCGCCCTGGGCCGAACACCTGCCGCAGCTGCTCGCGGTCGTGCAGTGGGATGCCGGGCCGCGGATCAGCACCGAACTGGTCGATATGGAGCCCGAAGAGATTCGCATCGGGATGCGGGTGTCGCCGGTTTTCCACGACGTTCCCGGCCAGCCGATGACGTTGTTGTACTACACCAAAGAGACTGGTAAGTAA
- the fadD1 gene encoding fatty-acid--CoA ligase FadD1, translating to MPFETIQQLLRSRMEDDGVAVAHGDQTWTWREHLAEASAEASLLLGLMADDRPLHVGALLGNSPAMLRSMAAAALGGYVLCGINTTRRGEGLAADVRRADCQILLVDTGHRGLLDGVDLTGVTGVNVIDVDATSYRNSVAAAKPLVPVEVSGADPVVIIFTSGTSGDPKAVRFAHAMGVMCGASLVERFGLASDDVCYLSMPLFHSNGVAAGWTVAISCGATMVPAKFSPSRFLAEIRRYGVTYMNYVGKPLALVLATPEQPDDADNPLRAAFGNEATEHDLDRFARRFGCRVVDSFGSSEFAVVVMREDGTPPGSIGKGYPGVSVYHSETVTECAPAVFDEHGALVNFDEAVGELVNTFGAGGFTGYYNDADATDERMRHGMYWSGDLAYRDADGWIYLAGRTADWMRVDGENLAAGPIERVLQRLPEINHVAVYAVPDDSVGDQVMAAIVLNNGATLTPRQFGDFLAAQSDLSPKAWPRYVRISAALPRTATNKILKRELIAEGPTAGDGVLWQREARGLRYRAG from the coding sequence ATGCCTTTCGAGACTATCCAGCAGCTGTTACGTTCTCGCATGGAAGACGACGGCGTCGCGGTCGCGCACGGTGATCAAACGTGGACGTGGCGCGAGCACCTCGCTGAGGCATCGGCGGAGGCGTCCTTACTGCTCGGGCTGATGGCAGATGACCGTCCGCTGCATGTCGGGGCGCTGCTGGGAAATTCTCCGGCGATGTTGCGGTCGATGGCGGCGGCGGCGCTGGGCGGATATGTGTTGTGCGGCATCAACACCACCCGGCGCGGGGAGGGGTTGGCCGCCGACGTCCGCCGGGCTGACTGTCAGATCTTGCTGGTCGACACCGGGCACCGAGGCCTGCTGGACGGTGTGGACCTGACCGGAGTGACCGGCGTGAACGTCATTGACGTCGACGCTACGAGTTATCGGAACTCGGTGGCGGCCGCGAAACCGCTTGTGCCCGTTGAGGTGAGCGGCGCCGATCCGGTGGTGATCATCTTCACGTCCGGCACCAGTGGTGACCCGAAGGCGGTCCGGTTCGCGCACGCGATGGGGGTCATGTGCGGTGCCAGCCTGGTCGAGCGCTTCGGATTGGCCTCCGACGACGTGTGTTACCTGTCCATGCCGTTGTTTCACTCCAACGGGGTGGCGGCGGGCTGGACAGTGGCGATCTCCTGTGGCGCGACCATGGTGCCGGCCAAGTTCTCGCCGTCGCGGTTCCTGGCGGAGATCCGCCGCTACGGGGTGACCTACATGAACTACGTCGGCAAGCCGTTGGCTCTGGTTCTTGCCACCCCCGAGCAGCCCGATGACGCCGACAACCCACTTCGCGCGGCGTTCGGCAACGAGGCCACCGAACACGATCTCGACCGGTTCGCGCGACGTTTCGGTTGCCGGGTGGTGGACAGCTTCGGCTCCAGCGAGTTCGCCGTCGTCGTGATGCGTGAGGACGGCACCCCACCGGGATCGATCGGCAAGGGGTATCCCGGCGTCAGCGTGTACCACTCGGAGACCGTAACGGAATGCGCGCCAGCGGTTTTCGACGAGCACGGGGCCCTGGTCAACTTCGACGAGGCCGTCGGCGAACTGGTCAACACCTTCGGTGCCGGCGGATTCACCGGCTACTACAACGACGCCGATGCCACCGATGAGCGGATGCGCCACGGCATGTACTGGTCGGGCGACCTCGCCTACCGGGACGCCGATGGCTGGATCTACCTCGCCGGGCGCACCGCGGACTGGATGCGGGTCGACGGGGAGAATCTGGCGGCTGGTCCCATCGAGCGGGTGTTGCAGCGGTTGCCGGAGATCAACCACGTCGCTGTGTACGCGGTGCCCGACGACAGTGTCGGCGACCAGGTGATGGCGGCGATCGTGTTGAACAACGGAGCGACGCTGACCCCCCGGCAGTTCGGCGACTTCCTCGCTGCGCAATCCGACCTCTCGCCGAAGGCCTGGCCCCGGTACGTGCGGATCTCCGCGGCGCTCCCGCGCACCGCCACCAACAAGATTCTCAAACGCGAACTCATCGCCGAGGGCCCGACTGCGGGGGACGGAGTGCTGTGGCAGCGAGAGGCGAGGGGTCTTCGCTACCGTGCGGGTTAG
- a CDS encoding AraC family transcriptional regulator translates to MNSLDFDSCDLGETEEFLVRNYTAMRIGANGENRRARIQRRWAGPVTFDELSFSYDMSYNADPLGKILLCRVHSGRILENFIGEPQDVFAPGDVTLFSPPELPYSGQVCRAAYDLTGLHPTLLDRTANSAPGARNEPVRLTGHRPVTAAAGRRLSAVIDYLRDHVLSDPVACASPLVSGTFAAHLAAAVLAALPSNALLDPTPTDRRDAAKPVLLRRVIAFIEENAHRDIMLGDIADHVYVTPRTLQYMFRHHLDCTPMDYLRRVRLHRAHHELLIGTRESATVTQIANRWGFAHVGRFAAYYRQIYGRSPHDTLRN, encoded by the coding sequence GTGAACTCTCTCGACTTTGACAGTTGCGACCTGGGCGAGACCGAAGAATTCCTGGTGCGCAACTACACCGCGATGCGTATCGGGGCCAACGGTGAAAATCGCCGCGCCCGCATTCAGCGGCGGTGGGCGGGTCCCGTCACCTTCGACGAGCTGTCGTTCAGTTACGACATGAGCTACAACGCCGACCCGTTGGGCAAGATCCTGTTGTGCCGGGTACACAGCGGGCGGATCCTGGAGAATTTCATCGGAGAACCCCAAGATGTGTTCGCTCCCGGCGACGTGACCTTGTTCTCGCCGCCCGAACTGCCTTATTCCGGGCAGGTCTGCCGGGCCGCCTACGACCTCACAGGGTTGCATCCGACGTTGCTGGACCGCACCGCCAACAGTGCCCCCGGCGCCCGGAACGAGCCGGTGCGATTGACCGGTCATCGGCCCGTCACGGCCGCGGCCGGCCGACGACTGAGCGCCGTCATCGACTACCTGCGTGACCATGTTCTGTCCGACCCGGTTGCCTGTGCGTCGCCGCTGGTCAGCGGCACCTTTGCGGCCCATCTCGCGGCCGCGGTGCTGGCTGCCCTCCCGAGCAACGCCTTGCTCGATCCCACTCCCACCGACCGCCGGGACGCCGCCAAACCGGTGCTGCTGCGGCGGGTGATTGCGTTCATCGAGGAGAACGCGCACCGGGACATCATGCTGGGCGATATCGCCGACCACGTCTACGTAACGCCGCGGACCCTGCAGTACATGTTCCGTCACCACCTGGACTGCACGCCCATGGACTACCTGCGTCGGGTCCGGCTGCATCGCGCCCACCACGAGTTGCTCATTGGGACACGTGAGTCCGCCACCGTCACGCAGATCGCCAATCGATGGGGTTTCGCCCACGTGGGCAGGTTCGCCGCCTATTACCGGCAGATCTACGGACGCTCACCGCACGACACATTGCGCAACTGA
- a CDS encoding GAF and ANTAR domain-containing protein: MLRLVDELQRSRGADFGTVLRDIIAITVAAVPGTQYLGVTVFDDCGTVRTLAASHRDPALSDAAQHDVGQGPCLAAAWERRTIRVDNLAADQRWPRYRDAALGRTGIRSMVSFPLFADETAPAAISFYADSPWAFNDEAVELGLIYAAHTSLAWNAIRNNQHFRAALASRDVIGQAKGILMERFDISAIAAFTMLRRLSQESNTKLVHIAEKIIGLEHPDEGAGEPPSQLRNVSCGERP; encoded by the coding sequence GTGCTCAGGCTGGTCGACGAGTTGCAGCGGAGCCGCGGGGCGGACTTCGGGACGGTGTTGCGCGACATCATCGCGATCACGGTGGCGGCGGTACCGGGCACCCAGTACCTCGGTGTCACCGTCTTCGACGACTGCGGGACGGTCCGCACGTTGGCCGCCAGCCATCGCGACCCCGCCCTGTCGGACGCCGCGCAGCACGACGTCGGTCAGGGCCCTTGCCTGGCCGCGGCCTGGGAGCGGCGCACCATCCGCGTCGACAACCTGGCCGCCGATCAGCGCTGGCCACGCTATCGAGACGCGGCACTGGGCCGAACCGGAATTCGCTCGATGGTGTCGTTTCCGCTGTTCGCGGACGAAACGGCGCCCGCCGCGATCAGCTTCTACGCGGACTCCCCGTGGGCTTTCAACGACGAAGCCGTCGAGCTCGGCCTGATCTACGCGGCGCATACCAGCCTGGCGTGGAACGCAATCCGCAACAACCAGCACTTCCGCGCCGCGCTGGCCAGCCGAGACGTCATCGGCCAGGCCAAGGGCATCCTGATGGAGCGCTTCGACATCAGCGCCATCGCCGCCTTCACCATGCTGCGCAGGTTGTCTCAGGAATCCAATACCAAGCTCGTGCACATCGCGGAGAAGATCATCGGACTCGAGCACCCCGACGAAGGGGCCGGTGAGCCACCGTCTCAGTTGCGCAATGTGTCGTGCGGTGAGCGTCCGTAG
- a CDS encoding cytochrome P450, which translates to MAAPNLPPGFDFTDPDIYAHRLPVQELAELRATAPIWWNDQPLDQGGFGDGGYWVVSKHCDVREVSLRSDVFSSAEKSVVPRYPQEAAQAQIELGRASMIMMDDPEHSRLRKIIARGFTPRAVERLRADLAERARQIAAQAAAQGSGDFVRQVACELPLQAIAGLLGVPAEDRDKLFDWSNQMIGADDPEFADHDSLTSAAEMMWYAMQLAERRATEPGDDIVTTLIRADADGQRLTEAEFGMFVVTLAIAGNETTRNSITQGMMAFTDFPEQWELFKAHRPATTADEIIRWATPITAFQRTALADTALGGVAIKKGQRLVMFYRSANFDEDVFADPYRFDILRSPNPHVGFGGTGAHYCIGANLARMTIDLMFNAIADTMPDLASAGDPERLRSPFITGIKHWPVEYQGGCGGQPKYEN; encoded by the coding sequence ATGGCCGCCCCGAACCTGCCGCCAGGATTCGATTTCACCGACCCCGACATTTATGCGCACCGGTTGCCGGTTCAAGAGCTCGCGGAGCTGCGCGCCACTGCGCCGATCTGGTGGAACGACCAGCCGCTCGATCAGGGCGGCTTCGGCGACGGCGGCTACTGGGTGGTGAGCAAGCACTGTGACGTTCGCGAGGTCTCGCTGCGCAGCGACGTCTTCTCGTCGGCCGAGAAATCCGTGGTGCCGCGTTACCCGCAGGAGGCGGCGCAGGCCCAAATCGAGCTCGGGCGGGCATCGATGATCATGATGGACGACCCCGAGCACAGCCGCCTACGCAAAATCATCGCGCGCGGGTTCACCCCCCGCGCCGTAGAACGCTTGCGCGCCGATCTTGCCGAGCGTGCCCGCCAGATCGCCGCCCAGGCTGCGGCACAGGGTTCGGGTGACTTCGTCAGGCAGGTGGCGTGCGAGCTGCCGTTGCAGGCGATCGCCGGGTTGCTCGGCGTTCCGGCCGAGGATCGCGACAAGCTGTTCGACTGGTCCAATCAGATGATCGGCGCCGACGACCCGGAATTCGCCGACCACGACTCGCTGACCTCGGCGGCCGAAATGATGTGGTACGCCATGCAATTGGCCGAACGCAGGGCGACGGAGCCCGGTGATGACATCGTGACCACGCTGATCCGGGCCGACGCCGACGGCCAGCGGCTCACCGAGGCCGAATTCGGCATGTTCGTGGTCACGCTGGCCATCGCCGGCAACGAGACGACCCGAAACTCGATCACGCAAGGCATGATGGCCTTCACCGACTTTCCGGAGCAGTGGGAGCTGTTCAAAGCTCATCGCCCCGCCACCACCGCCGACGAGATCATCCGCTGGGCCACGCCGATCACCGCGTTCCAGCGAACTGCGTTGGCGGACACCGCACTTGGTGGGGTGGCCATCAAGAAGGGCCAGCGGTTGGTGATGTTCTACCGGTCGGCCAACTTCGACGAGGACGTTTTCGCGGACCCTTACCGGTTCGACATCCTGCGCAGCCCGAACCCACACGTCGGTTTCGGCGGTACCGGAGCGCACTACTGCATCGGCGCCAACCTGGCGCGCATGACCATCGACCTGATGTTCAATGCGATCGCCGACACCATGCCCGATCTGGCGTCGGCCGGGGATCCGGAGCGACTGCGGTCACCGTTCATCACCGGCATCAAGCATTGGCCGGTCGAGTATCAGGGCGGTTGCGGCGGGCAGCCAAAATACGAAAACTGA